Proteins co-encoded in one Actinomadura luteofluorescens genomic window:
- the rpsA gene encoding 30S ribosomal protein S1, with translation MTSSTEATSTTPQVAVNDIGSEEAFLAAIDETIKYFNDGDIVEGTVVKVDRDEVLLDIGYKTEGVIPSRELSIKHDVDPNEVVSTGDHVEALVLQKEDKEGRLILSKKRAQYERAWGTIEKIKDEDGIVTGTVIEVVKGGLILDIGLRGFLPASLVEMRRVRDLQPYVGRELEAKIIELDKNRNNVVLSRRAWLEQTQSEVRQTFLNTLQKGQVRKGVVSSIVNFGAFVDLGGVDGLVHVSELSWKHIDHPSEVVEVGQEVTVEVLDVDMERERVSLSLKATQEDPWQQFARTHQIGQVVPGRVTKLVPFGAFVRVEEGIEGLVHISELAERHVEIPEQVVQVGDEIFVKIIDIDLDRRRISLSLKQANEGAAGIEEEDFDPTLYGMPAEYDDQGNYKYPEGFDADTGEWLEGFDEQRETWERQYAEARGRFDAHRKQIEEARKAEAEAGAEPASSGETSYSGGGESESGGGALATDEALAALREKLSGGQ, from the coding sequence ATGACGAGCAGCACCGAGGCCACCTCGACCACCCCGCAGGTAGCGGTCAACGACATCGGGTCCGAGGAAGCCTTCCTCGCCGCGATCGACGAGACCATCAAGTACTTCAACGACGGCGACATTGTCGAAGGCACTGTCGTCAAGGTCGATCGTGACGAGGTCCTCCTCGACATCGGCTACAAGACCGAGGGCGTCATTCCCTCGCGCGAGCTGTCCATCAAGCACGACGTCGACCCCAACGAGGTCGTCTCCACCGGAGACCACGTCGAGGCCCTCGTCCTCCAGAAGGAGGACAAGGAGGGGCGTCTGATCCTGTCCAAGAAGCGCGCCCAGTACGAGCGCGCCTGGGGCACGATCGAGAAGATCAAGGACGAGGACGGCATCGTCACCGGCACGGTCATCGAGGTCGTCAAGGGCGGTCTCATCCTCGACATCGGGCTGCGCGGCTTCCTGCCGGCGTCGCTGGTCGAGATGCGCCGGGTCCGCGACCTTCAGCCCTACGTCGGGCGCGAGCTCGAGGCCAAGATCATCGAGCTGGACAAGAACCGCAACAACGTGGTCCTGTCCCGCCGTGCCTGGCTGGAGCAGACGCAGAGCGAGGTCCGCCAGACCTTCCTCAACACCCTGCAGAAGGGCCAGGTCCGCAAGGGCGTCGTGTCCTCGATCGTCAACTTCGGCGCGTTCGTCGACCTCGGCGGCGTCGACGGTCTGGTGCACGTCTCCGAGCTGTCCTGGAAGCACATCGACCACCCCTCCGAGGTCGTCGAGGTCGGCCAGGAGGTCACGGTCGAGGTCCTGGACGTCGACATGGAGCGCGAGCGCGTCTCCCTGTCGCTCAAGGCGACCCAGGAAGACCCGTGGCAGCAGTTCGCCCGCACCCACCAGATCGGGCAGGTCGTCCCGGGCCGCGTCACCAAGCTGGTGCCGTTCGGCGCGTTCGTCCGCGTCGAGGAGGGCATCGAGGGCCTGGTGCACATCTCCGAGCTGGCCGAGCGGCACGTGGAGATCCCCGAGCAGGTCGTCCAGGTCGGCGACGAGATCTTCGTGAAGATCATCGACATCGACCTCGACCGGCGCCGGATCAGCCTGTCGCTCAAGCAGGCCAACGAGGGCGCCGCGGGGATCGAGGAAGAGGACTTCGACCCGACCCTGTACGGCATGCCGGCCGAGTACGACGACCAGGGCAACTACAAGTACCCCGAGGGCTTCGACGCCGACACCGGCGAGTGGCTGGAGGGCTTCGACGAGCAGCGCGAGACGTGGGAGCGGCAGTACGCCGAGGCCCGCGGCCGCTTCGACGCCCACCGCAAGCAGATCGAGGAGGCCCGCAAGGCCGAGGCGGAGGCCGGCGCCGAGCCCGCGAGCAGCGGCGAGACCTCCTACTCCGGCGGCGGCGAGAGCGAGTCCGGCGGTGGCGCCCTGGCCACCGACGAGGCGCTCGCCGCACTGCGGGAGAAGCTCTCCGGCGGGCAGTGA
- a CDS encoding polysaccharide deacetylase family protein, giving the protein MAQRAGAASQVTPTAQAAKAGITPGPGAPGASGSATPSVTVSTPIPAAAAAAVAAKANELGQIPVLMYHRIMKKPELSLDRSSKELYDELTGLAKDGYYPITAAEFVSGRIDVPAGRHPVVLTFDDSTPGHFGLDPQGNPAPDTAVAVIEQVARENPGFRPVATFYLNKELFGMDDTQAAAGLRWLQQHGFELGNHTVSHPSLSGMSEKGVHKEIGDMEDRIVRLTGAHATTFAYPFGAVPKKKAWAEKQDGRYAFQGIFLAGWRPSISPFDADFDRWNIDRVRSEGKIKENDCTKYCSTAWLEYLDKNPGERYTSDGDPNTVTFPKAAEDRLAKQYRGFARTY; this is encoded by the coding sequence GTGGCGCAGCGCGCTGGAGCCGCGTCCCAGGTGACGCCCACCGCGCAGGCGGCCAAGGCGGGGATCACGCCGGGGCCCGGGGCGCCGGGGGCATCGGGGAGCGCTACGCCTTCCGTGACGGTGTCCACGCCCATTCCCGCGGCGGCGGCCGCGGCGGTCGCGGCCAAGGCGAACGAGCTGGGGCAGATCCCGGTGCTGATGTACCACCGGATCATGAAGAAGCCCGAGCTGTCGCTGGACCGCTCGAGCAAGGAGCTGTACGACGAGCTGACCGGGCTCGCCAAGGACGGCTACTACCCGATCACCGCGGCCGAGTTCGTCAGCGGGCGGATCGACGTGCCGGCGGGGCGGCATCCCGTGGTGCTGACGTTCGACGACAGCACGCCCGGGCACTTCGGGCTGGACCCGCAGGGCAACCCGGCGCCCGACACGGCGGTGGCGGTCATCGAGCAGGTCGCGCGGGAGAACCCGGGGTTCCGGCCGGTCGCGACGTTCTACCTGAACAAGGAGCTGTTCGGGATGGACGACACGCAGGCCGCCGCAGGGCTGAGGTGGCTCCAGCAGCACGGGTTCGAGCTCGGCAACCACACCGTGTCCCACCCGAGCCTGTCGGGCATGTCCGAGAAGGGCGTGCACAAGGAGATCGGCGACATGGAGGACCGGATCGTCCGGCTCACCGGGGCGCACGCGACCACGTTCGCGTACCCGTTCGGGGCCGTCCCGAAGAAGAAGGCCTGGGCCGAGAAGCAGGACGGCCGGTACGCCTTCCAGGGGATCTTCCTGGCCGGGTGGCGGCCGTCGATCTCGCCGTTCGACGCCGACTTCGACCGGTGGAACATCGACCGGGTGCGCTCCGAAGGCAAGATCAAGGAGAACGACTGCACCAAGTACTGCTCCACGGCGTGGCTCGAGTACCTCGACAAGAACCCCGGCGAGCGGTACACATCGGACGGGGACCCGAACACGGTGACGTTTCCCAAGGCGGCCGAGGACCGGCTCGCCAAGCAGTACAGGGGTTTCGCGCGGACGTACTGA
- a CDS encoding FecCD family ABC transporter permease, with the protein MSAVTENPPASRPEARTSAARRRRLAGLGLLVAVLAAAGAASLAVGARALSPGEVWDGLFAAPDSDQRLSEIRLIVRTVRAPRTVLAVVAGAALGVAGALIQGCTRNPIADTGLLGVNSGASFAVVSAVSVFGFTSPFQYVWFAFLGAGLAGGVVFGLASIGRGAGSPLTLALAGQGVTVFLAAMTTAVALSDRQSLNALRFWNAGSVAGVKFPVIWPVAGFVAVGLVLALTTLPALNLLSLGDDVAQAAGVNTTVSRTVGIVAVTLLAGAATAACGPIAFLGLMVAHVARYLTGPDYRWLVPYAGLLGAAVLMACDIAGRLVARPGELDAGIVVALLGAPFLAALVWRGKLRNA; encoded by the coding sequence ATGAGCGCGGTCACGGAGAACCCGCCCGCGTCCCGTCCCGAGGCGCGAACCTCGGCGGCGCGGAGAAGGCGCCTGGCGGGGCTGGGCCTGCTCGTCGCGGTGCTCGCGGCGGCGGGCGCGGCGTCGCTGGCCGTCGGAGCGCGGGCCCTGAGCCCCGGCGAGGTCTGGGACGGGCTGTTCGCGGCGCCGGACTCCGATCAGCGGCTCAGCGAGATCAGGCTCATCGTGCGGACGGTGCGGGCGCCCCGGACGGTGCTCGCGGTCGTGGCGGGCGCGGCCCTCGGTGTCGCCGGGGCGCTGATCCAGGGGTGCACGCGCAACCCGATCGCCGACACGGGCCTGCTGGGGGTGAACTCCGGGGCCTCGTTCGCCGTGGTGTCGGCGGTGTCGGTCTTCGGGTTCACCAGCCCGTTCCAGTACGTCTGGTTCGCGTTCCTGGGGGCGGGACTCGCCGGAGGCGTGGTGTTCGGGCTGGCGAGCATCGGCCGAGGAGCAGGCAGCCCGCTGACGCTCGCACTCGCCGGGCAGGGGGTCACGGTGTTCCTGGCGGCGATGACGACGGCGGTCGCGCTGTCGGACCGGCAGTCGCTGAACGCGCTGCGCTTCTGGAACGCGGGGTCGGTGGCCGGGGTGAAGTTCCCCGTCATATGGCCGGTGGCGGGGTTCGTCGCCGTCGGGCTCGTCCTGGCGCTCACCACGCTGCCCGCCCTGAATCTTCTCAGCCTGGGCGACGACGTCGCGCAGGCGGCGGGGGTGAACACCACGGTGAGCCGGACGGTCGGAATCGTCGCCGTGACCCTGCTGGCAGGCGCGGCGACCGCCGCGTGCGGCCCCATCGCGTTCCTGGGGCTCATGGTGGCCCATGTGGCGCGGTACCTGACCGGCCCGGACTACCGCTGGCTCGTTCCGTACGCGGGACTGCTCGGCGCAGCCGTCCTGATGGCCTGCGACATCGCGGGCCGCCTGGTCGCGCGGCCGGGCGAGCTGGACGCGGGCATCGTCGTCGCACTGCTCGGCGCCCCGTTCCTCGCGGCCCTGGTGTGGCGCGGAAAGCTCAGGAACGCATGA
- a CDS encoding FecCD family ABC transporter permease encodes MSGTDLKRPVAPGVRLGPVSFVWRPWPALVTVLLAAAAFLTLCLSIGAGDFPIALPRVLATLLGRGERFDTFVIMDLRLPRALAGLTAGVALGVSGAITQSLARNPLASPDVLGITQGAGAVAVALLTVSGGATAAVTGSVGLPAAALTGGLGTGLVVYALAWRRGIDGFRLVLIGVSVSAAMQAVTTWLLVTADITDVARAQVWLVGSLDGRSPGHAWTALGCTLVLLAVVAGAAFQFGPLHFGDEVAAGLGVRFPVVRAVMLLCAVLLAGVAVSVAGPVPFVALVAPQVAMRLARCPTPPLAASGLAGASLLTGADLAARTALPVALPVGVVTAAVGGPFLVYLLVRANVRKAA; translated from the coding sequence ATGAGCGGGACCGATCTGAAGCGGCCCGTGGCGCCAGGCGTGCGGCTCGGCCCGGTGTCGTTCGTCTGGCGGCCCTGGCCGGCCCTGGTCACGGTGCTGCTGGCGGCGGCGGCCTTCTTGACGCTCTGCCTGTCCATCGGCGCCGGCGACTTCCCCATCGCCCTCCCCCGGGTCCTCGCCACGCTCCTCGGCCGCGGCGAACGGTTCGACACCTTTGTGATCATGGATCTGCGGCTGCCCCGCGCTCTGGCCGGGCTCACCGCGGGCGTCGCGCTCGGGGTCTCGGGGGCGATCACCCAGTCCCTCGCGCGCAACCCGCTGGCCAGCCCGGACGTCCTCGGAATCACCCAGGGCGCCGGCGCTGTCGCGGTGGCGCTGCTGACGGTGTCGGGCGGAGCCACCGCGGCGGTCACCGGATCCGTCGGGCTCCCCGCGGCGGCGCTCACGGGAGGACTCGGGACCGGCCTTGTGGTGTACGCGCTGGCGTGGCGCCGCGGGATCGACGGTTTCCGGCTCGTCCTCATCGGCGTCTCGGTGAGCGCGGCGATGCAGGCGGTCACGACCTGGCTGCTGGTCACGGCCGACATCACCGACGTGGCCCGGGCTCAGGTGTGGCTGGTCGGCTCGCTGGACGGCCGGTCGCCGGGCCATGCCTGGACCGCGCTCGGCTGCACGCTCGTCCTCCTGGCCGTCGTGGCGGGGGCCGCTTTCCAGTTCGGGCCGCTGCACTTCGGCGACGAGGTGGCCGCGGGACTGGGCGTCAGGTTCCCGGTGGTGCGGGCGGTCATGCTGCTGTGCGCGGTGCTGCTGGCGGGGGTGGCGGTCAGCGTCGCGGGCCCGGTCCCGTTCGTGGCGCTGGTGGCGCCGCAGGTGGCGATGCGGCTGGCGAGGTGCCCGACGCCGCCGCTGGCGGCTTCGGGCCTGGCGGGGGCGTCGCTGCTGACCGGAGCCGACCTGGCGGCGCGCACCGCGCTGCCGGTGGCGCTGCCGGTCGGGGTGGTGACCGCCGCGGTCGGCGGCCCCTTCCTGGTCTATCTGCTGGTGCGGGCGAACGTGAGGAAGGCGGCGTGA
- a CDS encoding ABC transporter ATP-binding protein — protein MARRRRAGTDPSAAPAGRGDGGARLAARDVAVGYGGRTVLDGLDVRIPSGVITTIIGPNGCGKSTLLRTLARLLRPDSGSVVLDGADIAGLRTRDVARKLGLLPQAPVAPEGLTVADLVARGRHPHQSWLRQWSSDDADVVERALAMTGVSDLAGRPVDTLSGGQRQRVWISMILAQGTDLLLLDEPTTYLDLAYAVDVLDLVDDLHEAGRTVVMVLHDLNLAARYSDNLVVMRAGRILAQGHPRDVITAELLDEAFGLRAEVIGDPVGDRPLIVPIGRAHTRPGRGGTPDPTMS, from the coding sequence ATGGCGCGGCGGAGAAGAGCCGGAACGGACCCGTCGGCCGCCCCGGCCGGGCGCGGCGACGGCGGGGCGCGGCTCGCCGCCAGGGACGTCGCCGTCGGGTACGGCGGGCGGACGGTCCTCGACGGGCTCGACGTGCGGATCCCGTCCGGTGTGATCACCACGATCATCGGGCCCAACGGCTGCGGGAAGTCGACGCTGCTGCGCACCCTGGCGCGGCTCCTCAGGCCCGACAGCGGCTCGGTCGTGCTGGACGGCGCCGACATCGCCGGGCTCCGGACGAGGGACGTGGCCAGGAAGCTGGGTCTGCTCCCGCAGGCGCCGGTCGCGCCGGAGGGGCTGACGGTGGCCGACCTGGTCGCCAGGGGCCGCCATCCGCATCAGAGCTGGCTGCGGCAGTGGTCGTCCGATGACGCCGACGTCGTGGAACGCGCGCTGGCCATGACCGGGGTGTCGGATCTGGCGGGCCGTCCGGTCGACACCCTGTCGGGCGGGCAGCGCCAGCGCGTCTGGATCTCGATGATCCTGGCGCAGGGCACCGACCTGCTGCTGCTGGACGAGCCGACCACGTACCTGGACCTGGCGTACGCGGTCGACGTCCTGGACCTGGTGGACGACCTGCACGAGGCGGGGCGCACCGTGGTCATGGTCCTCCACGATCTCAACCTGGCCGCGCGCTACAGCGACAACCTCGTCGTGATGCGGGCGGGGAGGATCCTGGCGCAGGGGCATCCGAGGGACGTGATCACCGCCGAGCTGCTGGACGAGGCGTTCGGGCTGCGTGCCGAGGTGATCGGCGACCCGGTGGGAGACCGGCCGCTCATCGTTCCGATCGGTCGCGCGCACACCCGGCCGGGACGCGGCGGCACCCCGGATCCGACGATGAGTTAG
- a CDS encoding iron-siderophore ABC transporter substrate-binding protein, which translates to MISWRRLAAALSAALLGAGLLAGCGSGSAGEPGGEAPAAAGGVFPVTVEHAFGSTEITEAPRRVVSVGYTDDQTILELGVKPVGMVDQYPNPPGRTPDINTQWPWVKDKWGGTRPEVVMSNGGSGPNFEKIAALRPDLIIAVYSEIDRAGYDKLSKIAPTVGRTKAEKEPFSAPWQDNAVHIAKALGKEAEGRQKVAAVQAKLDAARKAHPEFGSQTAVVLSWYKNSVAPFTTTDVRGRLVSGIGFKGATEIDKIAGGKFFTVLSPERIDLVDVDRIFVINDKADQEALKKFALFANLSAVKGGKVSYLLDSEGPAVGAAISQGTLPSLPYAIDAIAESAA; encoded by the coding sequence GTGATCTCCTGGCGCCGGTTGGCCGCGGCACTGTCCGCCGCGCTCCTCGGCGCCGGCCTCCTCGCGGGGTGCGGTTCCGGCTCGGCCGGCGAGCCGGGCGGCGAAGCCCCCGCGGCCGCGGGCGGCGTGTTCCCCGTCACCGTGGAGCACGCCTTCGGATCCACGGAGATCACCGAGGCCCCGCGGCGGGTCGTCTCCGTCGGCTACACCGACGACCAGACCATCCTGGAACTCGGCGTCAAGCCGGTCGGCATGGTCGACCAGTACCCGAACCCGCCCGGGCGGACTCCCGACATCAACACCCAGTGGCCCTGGGTGAAGGACAAGTGGGGCGGCACCCGTCCCGAGGTCGTCATGAGCAACGGCGGCTCCGGGCCGAACTTCGAGAAGATCGCCGCGCTGCGGCCGGACCTGATCATCGCGGTCTACTCCGAGATCGACAGGGCCGGCTACGACAAGCTCTCCAAGATCGCCCCGACGGTGGGCCGCACCAAGGCCGAGAAGGAGCCGTTCAGCGCGCCGTGGCAGGACAACGCGGTGCACATCGCCAAGGCCCTGGGCAAGGAGGCCGAAGGCAGGCAGAAGGTCGCCGCCGTCCAGGCCAAGCTCGACGCCGCCCGCAAGGCGCACCCGGAGTTCGGGAGCCAGACCGCCGTCGTGCTGTCCTGGTACAAGAACTCGGTCGCGCCCTTCACCACCACCGACGTGCGCGGGCGGCTGGTGTCCGGCATCGGCTTCAAGGGCGCCACGGAGATCGACAAGATCGCGGGCGGCAAGTTCTTCACCGTGCTGTCCCCCGAGCGCATCGACCTCGTCGACGTCGACCGCATCTTCGTCATCAACGACAAGGCGGACCAGGAGGCGCTGAAGAAGTTCGCGTTGTTCGCCAACCTCTCCGCAGTCAAGGGCGGCAAGGTGTCCTACCTGCTGGACAGCGAGGGGCCGGCGGTCGGCGCCGCCATCTCCCAGGGCACGCTGCCGTCCCTGCCGTACGCGATCGACGCGATCGCCGAGTCGGCCGCCTAG
- a CDS encoding ABC transporter ATP-binding protein: protein MSATGTRPAPAALRTATGREAARWVTARCRRTPWTTTAAALTTLAGAALQVLPVLLLGRVVDKVARGGPESTLLTIGMLMAVGAPLAAAASAASTHLIGRLGADLLARLREGAVRAVLAMPITSVERAGRGDVLSRVGDDVAVLSKGIRTAVPTVLSAGVLVAVATAGMFGLDWRLGLAGLGALPAYALALRWYLPRSAPLYAEQRTAQADRAQELISGLDGIGTVRAYRLEDAFQQRVTRESWRVREIGVEVFRLFGRFVGRENRAEFIGLVLIISVGYALLEAGSASLGEVAAAPLLFHRLFNPLGAIMFTFDEAQKSGASLARLVGVLAEAPDERLVGSAAAPEGAAAYPVTVAGLTFTYPGTTEPVLRDVDLTIPAGGSLALVGATGAGKSTLAALIAGIGTPQAGSVRIGRTDLAGLDEAGARALVSILTQETHVFSGPLSADLRLAAPEATDAALADALRTVGADGWVDALPDGLDTLVGEGGQRLDAAQATQIALARLVLNRSPVVVLDESTAEAGSQGATELERAVLAACRNRTTLLVAHRLTQARTADRIAVLDGGRVVEQGTHDELVALDGAYARLWQAWRTGR, encoded by the coding sequence GTGAGCGCCACCGGCACGCGCCCCGCCCCGGCCGCCCTGCGCACGGCGACCGGGCGCGAGGCCGCACGATGGGTCACGGCGCGCTGCCGTCGGACGCCGTGGACGACCACCGCCGCCGCTCTCACCACGTTGGCCGGCGCGGCGCTCCAGGTACTGCCCGTACTCCTGCTCGGAAGGGTGGTCGACAAGGTCGCCCGCGGCGGACCCGAATCGACCCTGCTCACGATCGGGATGCTCATGGCGGTCGGCGCGCCGCTCGCCGCGGCGGCCTCCGCGGCGTCGACCCACCTCATCGGACGGCTGGGCGCGGACCTGCTCGCGCGGCTGCGCGAGGGAGCCGTCCGGGCGGTGCTCGCAATGCCGATCACGAGCGTGGAGCGGGCCGGCAGGGGAGACGTGCTCTCCCGGGTCGGCGACGACGTCGCCGTCCTGTCCAAGGGCATCCGCACGGCCGTGCCCACGGTCCTGTCGGCGGGAGTGCTGGTCGCCGTCGCCACAGCCGGAATGTTCGGCCTCGACTGGCGGCTCGGTCTGGCGGGCCTCGGCGCGCTGCCCGCGTACGCGCTGGCACTGCGCTGGTACCTGCCGAGGTCGGCCCCGCTCTACGCCGAGCAGCGGACGGCCCAGGCCGACCGGGCACAGGAGCTGATCAGCGGCCTGGACGGGATCGGGACGGTCCGGGCGTACCGGCTCGAAGACGCCTTCCAGCAGCGGGTCACCCGCGAGTCGTGGCGGGTGCGCGAGATCGGCGTCGAGGTGTTCCGCCTCTTCGGCCGGTTCGTCGGCAGGGAGAACCGCGCCGAGTTCATCGGGCTGGTCCTGATCATTTCGGTGGGGTACGCCCTGCTGGAGGCCGGCTCCGCGAGCCTCGGAGAGGTGGCCGCGGCCCCGCTACTGTTCCACCGCCTGTTCAACCCCCTGGGCGCCATCATGTTCACCTTCGACGAGGCCCAGAAATCGGGCGCGAGCCTGGCCCGGCTCGTCGGGGTGCTGGCGGAGGCCCCGGACGAGCGGCTGGTGGGCAGCGCCGCCGCGCCGGAGGGCGCTGCGGCCTACCCGGTGACGGTCGCGGGGCTGACGTTCACCTATCCCGGAACCACCGAACCGGTCCTGCGCGATGTCGACCTGACGATCCCGGCGGGCGGCTCGCTGGCGCTGGTGGGCGCGACCGGCGCGGGCAAGTCGACCCTGGCCGCACTCATCGCGGGCATCGGGACCCCACAGGCCGGATCGGTGCGCATCGGCCGCACCGACCTGGCCGGACTGGACGAGGCAGGAGCGCGCGCACTGGTGAGCATCCTGACGCAGGAGACGCACGTCTTCTCCGGCCCGCTCTCCGCCGACCTCCGGCTGGCCGCGCCGGAGGCGACCGATGCCGCCCTCGCGGACGCGCTCCGCACGGTCGGCGCGGACGGATGGGTCGACGCGCTGCCCGACGGGCTGGACACCCTCGTCGGCGAGGGCGGCCAACGCCTCGACGCCGCACAGGCCACTCAGATCGCCCTGGCCCGCCTGGTGCTGAACCGGTCCCCGGTCGTGGTCCTGGACGAGTCCACCGCGGAGGCGGGCAGTCAGGGCGCCACCGAACTGGAGCGGGCCGTCCTCGCGGCGTGCCGGAACCGCACGACGCTGCTCGTGGCGCACCGCCTGACCCAGGCGAGGACGGCCGACCGGATCGCCGTCCTGGACGGCGGCCGCGTCGTCGAACAGGGCACACACGACGAACTGGTGGCACTGGACGGCGCGTACGCGCGGCTGTGGCAAGCATGGCGGACGGGGCGCTGA
- a CDS encoding ABC transporter ATP-binding protein translates to MTTPDSPARITGAHILRTALRRNARAMAAGTVLMGLYQAAETAFPIALGLIVEHALGDRSLGALALSFAALAAIITTVSFSWRFGMRILQRANTTEAHRRRVSVAACGLQPVARDVDLKSGEVLTIATEDADQTADIIEVVPLLVSSLVAVLITAVALGTADLGLGLLVIAGTVAILSVLSVMSRRIGSRTGEQQARVARAGAKVADLIAGLRPLHGFGGNHAALRSYRGASGEARDQAIAVARANGAYMGTAVALNMALATAVTLVAGRLAFRDQITTGELVMAVGLAQFIMEPLKLFSEMPKYIMVARASAERMALVLAAPPVATPGTDRPAADAGLEVDCVQYGSLRKLGFDVPAGRFVAIAAYGQRSAADLVAVLSGEVPPAAVEGAVRVGGRETAHLEVGALREHLLVNPSHAEIFAGTLRTNIDPSGTARKVSEAVEASMLTDVVALHRAGLDHPVRDRGANLSGGQRQRLSLGRALAADAPVLVLHDPTTAVDAVTEQLIARNIAVLRRGRTTLVVTTSPALLDVADRVLVLDDGVIAKEGTHRDLLATDDTYRQAVAR, encoded by the coding sequence ATGACGACCCCGGACAGCCCGGCCCGCATCACGGGGGCCCACATCCTGCGGACCGCGCTGCGCCGCAACGCCCGCGCCATGGCCGCGGGCACCGTCCTCATGGGCCTGTACCAGGCCGCCGAGACCGCCTTCCCCATCGCGCTCGGCCTGATCGTCGAGCACGCGCTCGGGGACCGGAGCCTCGGTGCCCTCGCCCTGTCGTTCGCCGCACTCGCCGCGATCATCACGACCGTGTCGTTCTCGTGGCGGTTCGGGATGCGCATCCTGCAGAGGGCCAACACGACCGAGGCGCACCGCCGGCGGGTGAGTGTCGCGGCCTGCGGGCTCCAGCCGGTGGCCCGGGACGTCGATCTGAAGTCCGGCGAGGTGCTGACGATCGCCACCGAGGACGCCGACCAGACCGCCGACATCATCGAGGTGGTCCCGCTGCTGGTCAGCTCACTGGTCGCGGTGCTGATCACGGCGGTCGCGCTCGGCACGGCCGACCTCGGGCTCGGTCTGCTGGTGATCGCGGGAACCGTCGCGATCCTGTCGGTCCTGAGCGTGATGTCGAGGCGCATCGGCTCCCGCACCGGCGAGCAGCAGGCCCGGGTGGCGCGTGCGGGCGCGAAGGTCGCCGACCTGATCGCCGGCCTGCGCCCGCTGCACGGCTTCGGCGGCAACCACGCGGCGCTGCGCTCCTACCGCGGGGCCAGCGGCGAGGCGAGGGACCAGGCGATCGCCGTCGCCCGGGCGAACGGCGCCTACATGGGGACGGCGGTGGCCCTCAACATGGCCCTCGCCACCGCCGTGACCCTGGTGGCCGGCCGGCTGGCGTTCCGCGACCAGATCACCACCGGAGAACTCGTCATGGCCGTCGGGCTGGCGCAGTTCATCATGGAGCCGCTCAAGCTCTTCTCGGAGATGCCGAAGTACATCATGGTCGCTCGCGCGTCCGCGGAGCGGATGGCCCTGGTGCTGGCCGCGCCGCCGGTGGCGACGCCGGGCACGGACCGTCCCGCCGCGGACGCGGGCCTGGAGGTCGACTGCGTCCAGTACGGGTCCCTGCGGAAACTGGGGTTCGACGTGCCCGCCGGCCGCTTCGTCGCCATCGCCGCCTACGGGCAGCGCTCGGCGGCCGACCTGGTGGCGGTCCTGTCCGGCGAGGTTCCGCCGGCTGCGGTCGAGGGCGCGGTGCGGGTCGGCGGGCGGGAGACCGCGCACCTGGAGGTCGGCGCGCTCCGCGAGCACCTGCTCGTGAACCCCTCGCACGCCGAGATCTTCGCGGGCACGCTGCGCACGAACATCGACCCCTCGGGGACCGCACGGAAGGTCTCCGAGGCGGTCGAGGCGTCCATGCTGACCGACGTCGTCGCCCTCCACCGCGCCGGACTCGACCACCCCGTCCGCGACCGCGGCGCGAACCTCTCCGGCGGCCAGCGCCAGCGCCTGTCCCTGGGCCGTGCCCTGGCCGCCGACGCCCCCGTCCTCGTCCTGCACGACCCCACCACCGCCGTGGACGCCGTCACCGAACAGCTCATCGCCCGCAACATCGCCGTACTGCGCCGGGGCCGCACCACCCTCGTGGTCACCACCAGCCCCGCCCTCCTCGACGTGGCCGACCGCGTCCTGGTCCTGGACGACGGCGTCATCGCCAAGGAAGGCACCCACCGCGACCTCCTGGCCACCGACGACACCTACCGCCAAGCAGTGGCCCGCTGA